The sequence CAAGCTTGCAGCATGCGCCTGTATCATAAAAATACTCGTTACTAAACAAACTAAACTGTACTTACGTAGTAGATTAGAGCAACGTATCGTATTTCTCATATTGATATCCTTTAAATGAAGAATATCTTTACGATAACAAATATTAATATGTTACCGTGGCTGTAACTGTATCTTTATAGTTGCCTGCACGAACATTTGTTGAGCCAACGACTTTAGCAATTACAGTGATTGCTTCTACGTTACCTGAACCACTGTTTGAATATTTATTTTCATCGTTATCCCATGGCTTATTGCCATCTTGGAATAACTCATAAGCAATAATTGATGATTCATCTGTTTCATTTTTCATCTCACCACTACCTGAAAGACCTACACGGTAGGGTGTCTGATTTGTACAAGTTACATTTAGGGTTCCTGTTTTATCACTTGCAACACTACCGCTATTTACTTTACCAAAATCAATCTCTGTTGCATTGATAGAACATGTAGAAAGAACTTCAATTTTTACATCAAAAGTTGTTTGTGCCTGCTGTGTGCCTGCTGCTGGTGTTTCAGCACTTGCTTGTCCAGCTAAAAGTAAGTTAGTAGATACTAATAATGCAGTAGTGATAAATTTTTTCATTTAAGAATTCCAAGTATTAAATCCGATAGCCCAAAAGCAATCGTCATAAATAGCATTGCTTTCACTTTTTATTTTTTATAGGTACTAAAATCACGTCTATAAAAATAAGTGTGAAATTTATCACTTTTTATATTTTTTTCAAGTTTTTTTTTTTAACCAGCCATTCAGCATTATTAAATGTATTCGTCATTATTCTACTTTTTATAAAATAATGAGGCATATTGAAATTAAGTTTTTTGATTCAATGGAATGGGCGTTATATAATAAAAAATGGGAGCCTTAAAATCCCATTTTTCTATTATATTTTTTAAATTTTAAGCATGTTGAACTGTCAATTTTAAACCTAAAGCATTCACAACACGGTTGATCGTATCAAAACGAGGCGTTGAATCTTGACGAAGTGCTTTGTAAAGGGCTTCTCGTCCAATACCTGCTTCTTTCGCAATTTGGGTCATACCTCTTACTTTAGCAATTACACCAAGTGCGTGCGCTAATTCAGCAGGATCATTTTCTTCAAGAACCATATTGAGGTAT is a genomic window of Acinetobacter sp. YWS30-1 containing:
- a CDS encoding spore coat U domain-containing protein; the protein is MKKFITTALLVSTNLLLAGQASAETPAAGTQQAQTTFDVKIEVLSTCSINATEIDFGKVNSGSVASDKTGTLNVTCTNQTPYRVGLSGSGEMKNETDESSIIAYELFQDGNKPWDNDENKYSNSGSGNVEAITVIAKVVGSTNVRAGNYKDTVTATVTY
- a CDS encoding addiction module antidote protein — translated: MVKVADLPSFDMAESLKTEEDIVIYLNMVLEENDPAELAHALGVIAKVRGMTQIAKEAGIGREALYKALRQDSTPRFDTINRVVNALGLKLTVQHA